The Macaca thibetana thibetana isolate TM-01 chromosome 19, ASM2454274v1, whole genome shotgun sequence genome has a segment encoding these proteins:
- the LOC126943272 gene encoding LOW QUALITY PROTEIN: putative zinc finger and SCAN domain-containing protein 5D (The sequence of the model RefSeq protein was modified relative to this genomic sequence to represent the inferred CDS: substituted 1 base at 1 genomic stop codon), producing MAANCTSSWRQREPCNSPGLELPRSMASSETQLGNHDVDPEISHVNFRMFTCPKESDPIQALRKLTELCHLWLRPDLHTKEQILDMLVMEQFMISMPQELQVLVKVNDVQSCKDLEDLLRNHRRPKKWSVVTFQGKEYLMQDSDVEMAEAPTSVRDDPRGMSSQRASSVNQMRLGEGQAHQELQTLPRVPARSRRQEDDFRLPEIIVMKGGPKTLRPKPTLEKGLNVDREENPGLTSPEPQLPNGPTGVVGAKEGQEPQKRASVENADADTPSACVVERKASTHSKNRGEAPNLRGPKRSKPDATSISQEGPQGGATPVGNRESLGQAGINPVHSPGPAGAGSQPVGQEAKELLLFACGVCDKRFTCNSKLVIHKRSHTGERPFQCNVCERCFMQLSDLRVHQRIHTGEKPYTCDVCHKRFNRRFSLKCHKRSHTGEKPYKCKDCKKVFTYRKNLNEHKLIHSGEKPYPCSKCSRAFRRPETLKYHQKTHPETTAPREXEG from the exons ATGGCTGCAAATTGCACATCCTCATGGCGTCAGAGAGAACCCTGCAACAGTCCTGGGTTGGAGCTGCCACGGTCTATGGCATCCTCAGAAACTCAATTGGGAAATCACGACGTGGACCCTGAGATTTCTCACGTGAACTTCAGGATGTTCACCTGCCCGAAGGAGTCAGACCCCATCCAGGCTCTGAGGAAACTCACTGAGCTGTGCCATCTGTGGCTGAGGCCTGACCTCCACACCAAAGAGCAGATCCTGGACATGCTGGTGATGGAGCAGTTCATGATCTCCATGCCCCAGGAGCTCCAGGTCTTAGTCAAGGTGAACGACGTGCAGAGCTGCAAAGACCTGGAGGACCTGCTACGAAACCACAGAAGACCCAAGAAATGG TCTGTAGTCACTTTCCAGGGAAAGGAGTATCTTATGCAGGACTCAGATGTTGAGATGGCTGAAGCCCCCACCAGTGTCAGGGATGATCCTAGAGGCATGTCCAGCCAGCGGGCCTCCTCTGTGAACCAGATGCGTCTGGGGGAAGGCCAGGCCCACCAAGAGCTGCAGACCCTGCCCAGGGTCCCTGCACGGTCCAGGAGGCAG GAGGACGACTTCCGACTGCCAGAGATTATTGTCATGAAAGGAGGTCCAAAGACTCTGAGACCTAAGCCGACCTTGGAGAAGGGTCTGAACGTAGACAGGGAGGAGAACCCAGGACTTACATCCCCAGAGCCTCAGCTTCCAAACGGTCCCA CAGGGGTGGTGGGAGCTAAGGAGGGGCAGGAACCCCAAAAAAGAGCCTCTGTGGAAAATGCGGATGCTGACACACCTTCTGCCTGCGTTGTGGAGAGAAAAGCTTCGACTCACAGCAAGAACAGAGGAGAGGCTCCGAATCTCAGAGGCCCCAAAAGAAGCAAACCAGACGCCACCTCCATTTCCCAAGAAGGGCCTCAAGGAGGAGCCACACCTGTGGGCAACAGAGAATCCCTGGGACAAGCTGGGATCAATCCAGTTCATTCCCCGGGCCCTGCGGGCGCAGGCAGTCAGCCTGTTGGCCAAGAAGCCAAGGAACTGCTGCTCTTTGCATGTGGCGTGTGCGATAAGAGGTTTACCTGTAATTCCAAGCTAGTCATCCACAAGAGATCACACACCGGAGAGAGACCCTTTCAATGTAACGTCTGTGAAAGGTGCTTCATGCAGCTCTCAGACCTCCGCGTTCACCAGCGAATCCACACTGGTGAGAAGCCCTACACATGCGACGTCTGCCACAAGCGGTTCAACAGGAGGTTCTCCTTGAAATGTCACAAGAGGAGCCACACAGGAGAGAAGCCCTACAAATGTAAAGACTGCAAGAAAGTTTTCACCTACAGGAAGAACCTGAATGAGCACAAGCTCATCCACTCCGGAGAGAAACCCTATCCGTGTTCCAAGTGTTCGAGAGCCTTTCGTCGGCCTGAAACGTTAAAGTATCACCAGAAAACACATCCAGAAACCACTGCACCCAGAGAATGAGAAGGATGA